A region of Procambarus clarkii isolate CNS0578487 chromosome 48, FALCON_Pclarkii_2.0, whole genome shotgun sequence DNA encodes the following proteins:
- the Nedd8 gene encoding NEDD8, with translation MLIKVKTLTGKEIEIDIEPTDKVERIKERVEEKEGIPPPQQRLIFSGKQMNDEKTAADYKVQGGSVLHLVLALRGGCSGC, from the exons ATGCTCATCAAAGTCAAG ACCCTCACTGGGAAGGAG ATCGAGATTGATATTGAACCAACAGACAAAGTTGAGAGGATTAAAGAGAGAGTTGAGGAAAAGGAAGGCATACCTCCACCTCAGCAACGACTCATCTTTTCAGGGAAACAGAT GAATGATGAAAAAACTGCAGCAGACTACAAAGTTCAAGGTGGCTCTGTGCTTCATCTTGTTTTGGCTCTCCGGGGAGGGTGTAGTGGATGTTAA